A DNA window from Anastrepha ludens isolate Willacy chromosome 6, idAnaLude1.1, whole genome shotgun sequence contains the following coding sequences:
- the LOC128867709 gene encoding uncharacterized protein LOC128867709: MDLKFFYTCSSLVFLLVGGGNYIGGIDGKPAVTELGYVDTIDQEYIVPYQHPITDYHLSRLRRGYYYVENGYITAIPESVIHGNRRADTGTTTTVNGANNKRTHGKRKKLFVPNLFG; encoded by the exons ATGGATTTGAAA TTTTTCTACACCTGCTCCAGCCTAGTCTTTCTGCTGGTTGGCGGTGGCAATTACATCGGTGGCATAGATGGCAAACCTGCAGTGACAGAACTTGGCTATGTTGATACCATTGATCAGGAATATATTGTACCCTATCAACACCCGATTACCGATTATCATCTGAGTCGCTTGCGGCGCGGTTACTATTATGTCGAGAATGGCTACATCACTGCTATACCAGAATCAGTCATCCATGGCAATAGGCGTGCAGATACTGGGACCACCACAACGGTGAATGGAGCAAATAATAAGCGTACACATGGCAAACGCAAGAAGCTGTTTGTACCCAATTTATTTGGCTAA